Proteins encoded within one genomic window of Bacillus sp. 1NLA3E:
- the pdxS gene encoding pyridoxal 5'-phosphate synthase lyase subunit PdxS: MEGKFSVKTGTDRVKRGMAEMQKGGVIMDVVNAEQAKIAEEAGAVAVMALERVPSDIRAAGGVARMADPRITEEVLNAVSIPVMAKARIGHIVEARVLEAMGVDYIDESEVLTPADEEYHLNKRDYTVPFVCGCRDLGEAARRIGEGASMLRTKGEPGTGNIVEAVRHIRKVNAQVRKVVGMNEDELMTEAKLLGAPYEVLLEIKRLGKLPVVNFAAGGVATPADAALMMQLGSDGVFVGSGIFKSENPAKFARAIVEATTHYQDYELIANLSKGLGAAMKGIEISTIAPGARMQDRGW, translated from the coding sequence ATGGAGGGGAAGTTTTCCGTGAAAACAGGAACAGATCGTGTAAAAAGAGGTATGGCAGAAATGCAAAAAGGTGGCGTCATTATGGACGTTGTCAATGCAGAACAGGCGAAAATTGCCGAGGAGGCTGGCGCTGTAGCAGTAATGGCGTTAGAACGGGTACCTTCTGATATTCGTGCAGCAGGTGGAGTTGCAAGAATGGCTGACCCTCGCATTACTGAAGAAGTTTTAAACGCAGTTTCTATTCCAGTAATGGCTAAAGCACGGATTGGTCATATCGTTGAAGCAAGAGTATTAGAAGCAATGGGCGTTGACTACATTGATGAAAGTGAAGTTTTAACTCCAGCAGATGAAGAGTATCATTTAAATAAAAGAGATTATACAGTACCATTCGTTTGCGGTTGCCGTGATTTAGGCGAAGCAGCACGCCGTATTGGCGAGGGCGCATCTATGCTACGCACAAAAGGTGAACCAGGAACAGGAAATATTGTTGAAGCCGTTCGTCATATTCGCAAAGTAAATGCTCAAGTACGTAAAGTAGTTGGCATGAATGAGGACGAGCTAATGACTGAAGCTAAGCTTCTAGGAGCTCCATATGAGGTTTTGCTTGAAATTAAACGGTTAGGTAAATTACCAGTCGTAAACTTTGCAGCCGGTGGCGTTGCAACACCTGCTGATGCTGCGTTAATGATGCAGCTTGGTTCAGATGGCGTATTTGTTGGTTCAGGGATCTTCAAATCGGAAAATCCAGCAAAGTTTGCAAGAGCCATTGTTGAAGCAACAACACATTATCAAGATTACGAATTAATAGCGAACCTTTCTAAAGGGCTAGGAGCAGCGATGAAGGGAATTGAAATCTCTACTATAGCTCCAGGAGCTCGCATGCAAGATCGCGGTTGGTAA
- the guaB gene encoding IMP dehydrogenase, giving the protein MWESKFKKEGLTFDDVLLVPAKSEVLPRDVNLQVELTKKVKLNIPIISAGMDTVTEADMAIAIARQGGLGVIHKNMSIEQQADQVLKVKRSESGVITDPFFLTPEQQVFDAEHLMGKYRISGVPIINNEVEQKLVGILTNRDLRFIQDYSILISDVMTKENLVTAPVGTSLQDAEKILQQYKIEKLPLVDESGVLKGLITIKDIEKVIEFPNSAKDQQGRLLAGAAVGVTKDTMMRVDALVKANVDAIVVDTAHGHSAGVLETVREIRQAYPELAIIAGNVATAAATKELIDAGVDVVKVGIGPGSICTTRVVAGVGVPQITAVYDCATEARKHGKAIIADGGIKYSGDIVKALAAGGHAVMLGSMLAGVSESPGDTEIYQGRRFKVYRGMGSVSAMEKGSKDRYFQEDNKKFVPEGIEGRVPYKGPLSDTIYQLVGGIRSGMGYCGSRDLRALRENSQFIRMTGAGLRESHPHDVQITKESPNYSLQ; this is encoded by the coding sequence ATGTGGGAATCTAAATTTAAAAAAGAAGGTTTAACGTTCGATGATGTTTTGTTGGTCCCGGCGAAATCGGAAGTGTTACCGCGTGATGTCAATCTTCAAGTAGAGTTAACAAAAAAGGTTAAGTTAAATATCCCAATTATCAGTGCAGGAATGGATACAGTAACAGAAGCGGATATGGCAATAGCAATTGCCCGCCAAGGTGGACTTGGTGTTATTCACAAGAATATGTCAATCGAACAACAGGCTGACCAAGTATTAAAAGTTAAACGGTCAGAGAGCGGCGTAATAACAGATCCATTTTTCTTAACTCCTGAACAGCAAGTTTTTGATGCTGAACACTTGATGGGGAAATATCGAATTTCTGGCGTTCCAATCATTAATAACGAAGTTGAACAAAAACTTGTGGGAATTCTTACTAATCGTGATTTACGATTTATTCAAGACTACTCTATCCTTATTTCAGATGTTATGACAAAGGAGAACTTGGTAACAGCACCAGTGGGAACAAGTCTCCAGGATGCCGAAAAGATTCTTCAACAATACAAAATAGAAAAACTTCCTTTAGTTGATGAAAGTGGAGTATTAAAGGGCCTTATTACAATTAAAGATATTGAGAAGGTTATTGAATTTCCTAATTCAGCAAAAGATCAACAAGGGCGTCTGTTGGCTGGGGCTGCAGTAGGAGTAACAAAGGATACGATGATGCGTGTAGATGCCTTAGTGAAAGCAAATGTAGATGCCATTGTCGTCGATACCGCTCACGGACACTCAGCAGGGGTTCTTGAGACAGTTAGAGAGATTAGACAAGCTTATCCTGAACTGGCCATTATCGCCGGGAATGTAGCTACTGCGGCTGCGACAAAGGAACTAATCGATGCAGGGGTAGATGTTGTTAAGGTTGGAATCGGACCTGGTTCAATTTGCACAACTCGGGTGGTAGCTGGAGTTGGAGTACCTCAGATTACAGCCGTCTACGATTGTGCAACGGAAGCACGGAAACACGGGAAGGCAATTATTGCTGATGGTGGTATTAAATATTCTGGTGATATCGTAAAGGCGTTAGCAGCTGGTGGACATGCCGTTATGCTCGGAAGCATGTTAGCAGGTGTTTCAGAAAGCCCAGGAGATACCGAAATTTATCAAGGACGTCGCTTTAAAGTATATCGAGGTATGGGCTCAGTTAGTGCAATGGAAAAAGGCTCTAAAGACCGCTATTTCCAAGAAGATAATAAGAAGTTTGTCCCAGAGGGTATTGAAGGAAGAGTACCTTACAAAGGACCTTTGTCCGATACGATTTATCAGTTAGTAGGAGGCATTCGTTCGGGAATGGGATATTGTGGTTCAAGAGATTTAAGAGCACTAAGAGAAAATTCCCAGTTCATTAGAATGACTGGTGCAGGATTAAGAGAAAGTCATCCTCATGATGTTCAAATTACGAAGGAATCACCAAACTATTCACTTCAATAA
- the pdxT gene encoding pyridoxal 5'-phosphate synthase glutaminase subunit PdxT, with product MVKIGVLGLQGAVREHVRSVEESGAEAVVIKRVEQLEEIDGLILPGGESTTMRKLIDKYQFMDQLKEFANQGKPVYGTCAGLILLAKRVVGYDEPHIGAMDVTVERNSFGRQRESFEADLDITGVAEDFPAVFIRAPHIVEAGENVEVISKHEGRIVAAREGNILGCSFHPELTDDNRLTSYFVNMVKEAKGKQSV from the coding sequence ATGGTGAAAATAGGGGTTCTTGGATTACAAGGAGCGGTAAGAGAACATGTCCGTTCTGTTGAAGAATCCGGAGCGGAAGCAGTTGTCATTAAAAGGGTTGAGCAGCTAGAGGAAATTGACGGATTAATTTTACCTGGCGGCGAAAGCACAACAATGCGTAAGTTAATAGATAAGTATCAATTTATGGACCAACTTAAAGAGTTTGCGAATCAAGGGAAACCAGTATATGGTACTTGTGCCGGACTTATTCTATTGGCAAAAAGAGTGGTTGGCTATGACGAGCCACATATCGGTGCAATGGATGTTACGGTTGAGCGGAATTCATTTGGTCGCCAAAGAGAAAGTTTTGAAGCTGATTTAGATATTACCGGTGTGGCAGAAGATTTTCCAGCGGTATTTATTCGGGCGCCTCATATTGTTGAAGCTGGAGAGAACGTTGAAGTGATCTCTAAGCATGAAGGAAGAATTGTTGCGGCACGTGAAGGGAATATTTTAGGTTGTTCCTTTCATCCTGAGCTTACCGATGACAACCGTTTAACTTCTTATTTTGTTAATATGGTAAAAGAAGCAAAAGGAAAACAATCCGTATAA
- a CDS encoding D-alanyl-D-alanine carboxypeptidase family protein, whose translation MNYYRKVLLFVAMLIVCFASVTAVGPHVANAEGDSLGINAEAAILLDVKTGKILYQKNPDEVLGVASMSKMMTEYLVLEAIQNKKISWDQKVTINEYVHKLSAAPDLSNVGLTQGEEYSVKELYQAMAIFSGNAAAVALAETVAGTEKNFVTMMNKKANELGLKDYNFVNSTGLNNESLLGNQPAGGPKDENVMSARATAKLAYQLISNYPEVIETAKTPKLKFRDGKEYPNFNWMLPGLIFQYEGVDGLKTGSTDFAGYCFTSTAERNGQRYLSVVMKASSKDARFTETRKVLDYAFNNFAKEKVLSKHYQVKGKKSLPVVKGKGDKVEIYTKEPISMVMKSGEKDSYKPVLVLDKKKLTKDGELTAPVKKGEKVGYVTIKSTNGEDLGFILGKENKNLQVDVVAAENVERSNGFVLMMRGIGGFFGDVWGSVSSSVKSWF comes from the coding sequence TTGAATTATTATCGTAAGGTTTTGCTATTCGTTGCCATGTTAATAGTATGTTTCGCATCCGTCACGGCAGTTGGCCCACATGTAGCAAATGCGGAGGGAGATTCCCTTGGTATTAATGCAGAGGCAGCTATTTTATTAGATGTAAAGACTGGTAAGATATTATATCAAAAAAATCCAGATGAGGTACTTGGCGTTGCTAGTATGTCAAAAATGATGACAGAATACTTGGTCTTAGAAGCCATCCAAAATAAAAAAATTAGTTGGGACCAGAAGGTTACGATTAATGAATATGTTCATAAATTATCAGCCGCACCTGATCTCTCCAATGTAGGATTAACACAAGGAGAAGAATATTCGGTTAAAGAGCTCTATCAAGCAATGGCTATTTTTTCTGGTAATGCTGCAGCAGTTGCATTAGCAGAAACAGTAGCAGGAACAGAAAAAAACTTCGTCACTATGATGAATAAAAAAGCAAATGAGTTAGGTTTAAAAGATTATAATTTTGTTAATTCTACTGGTCTTAACAATGAAAGCTTATTAGGTAATCAACCGGCAGGCGGACCAAAGGACGAAAATGTCATGTCAGCTCGGGCAACAGCGAAGCTTGCTTATCAATTAATCAGTAATTATCCTGAGGTTATTGAAACAGCAAAAACTCCAAAATTAAAATTTAGAGATGGTAAGGAGTATCCTAATTTCAACTGGATGTTACCAGGGTTAATTTTTCAATATGAGGGTGTTGACGGCTTAAAAACTGGTTCAACTGATTTTGCTGGCTACTGCTTTACCTCAACAGCTGAAAGAAATGGTCAGCGGTATCTTTCAGTAGTGATGAAGGCCTCTTCAAAGGATGCAAGATTTACTGAAACAAGAAAAGTTCTTGATTATGCGTTTAATAACTTTGCTAAAGAAAAAGTTTTGTCTAAACATTATCAAGTTAAAGGTAAAAAGTCTCTTCCTGTAGTAAAAGGTAAGGGAGATAAAGTAGAGATTTATACAAAAGAACCCATTAGTATGGTGATGAAAAGTGGAGAAAAGGACTCATACAAACCTGTCCTAGTTCTGGATAAGAAAAAATTAACTAAAGACGGTGAATTGACTGCTCCTGTAAAAAAAGGAGAGAAGGTTGGTTACGTAACAATTAAATCTACTAATGGTGAAGATCTTGGATTTATTTTGGGCAAAGAAAATAAAAATCTTCAAGTAGATGTAGTGGCTGCAGAAAATGTTGAAAGATCAAATGGATTCGTGTTAATGATGCGCGGAATCGGCGGATTCTTTGGCGATGTTTGGGGAAGTGTGTCGTCATCTGTAAAAAGTTGGTTCTAA